One Pygocentrus nattereri isolate fPygNat1 chromosome 12, fPygNat1.pri, whole genome shotgun sequence DNA window includes the following coding sequences:
- the LOC108413113 gene encoding CMRF35-like molecule 5 — translation MRILQLFICVVLLAMRHKTSGLEIHGYESSSVSITCSHSWAGSNKKYFCKDPCKTNVDILIDSAKKSSGRYRLTDSGAGVFTVEIARLSKKDAGKYWCGVDRVFSDTYNEVILTVLDAPQTSPPPSSSTHLPTTVTSLGNISTSNATFAAVSVSAPAASDQPNDAKIPAWQIYLIVFVCVLLLTSAIWIQVILGLYRKVCGHAILESFQCCSRRREFDVSEYDGNPFGKQSSVSQSRPPAIEDTEPDYENVCAATTKFSADQIIYSNL, via the exons ATGAGGATTCTTCAGCTCTTTATTTGTGTCGTTCTTTTGG CAATGAGACACAAAACATCCGGGCTTGAAATTCATGGCTATGAAAGCAGCTCAGTCTCGATAACATGCTCTCATTCCTGGGCTGGCAGTAATAAGAAGTACTTCTGCAAAGACCCATGTAAAACAAATGTGGATATTCTGATAGACTCCGCCAAGAAATCATCTGGTAGATATCGGTTGACGGATTCTGGGGCAGGAGTCTTCACTGTGGAAATCGCTCGACTGAGTAAGAAAGATGCTGGGAAATACTGGTGTGGAGTGGACAGAGTTTTTAGTGATACGTATAATGAAGTGATCCTTACAGTCCTTGATG cgccgcaGACCTCTCCACCACCGAGCTCCAGCACTCATCTTCCAACAACAGTTACTTCTCTAGGAAACATTTCAACATCTAATGCCACGTTTGCTGCAG TTTCTGTTTCAGCTCCAGCAGCTTCAGATCAGCCAAATGATGCCAAAATACCAG catggcagatttacctcattGTCTTTGTATGCGTCTTACTGCTGACGTCTGCAATTTGGATTCAGGTGATTTTGGGCTTATATCGCAAAG TATGTGGTCATGCCATATTGGAGTCATTCCAGTGCTGCTCAAGAAGAAGAGAG TTTGATGTATCTGAATATGATGGAAATCCATTCGGAAAGCAGAGTTCGGTTTCCCAGAGTCGTCCTCCAGCCATTGAAGACACGGAGCCAGACTACGAGAACGTTTGTGCTGCTACTACCAAATTCTCTGCAGACCAGATTATATACAGTAATCTGTAG
- the LOC119264734 gene encoding B-cell receptor CD22-like — translation MSSDRMALLIALLMIVGAFGTEWSVKYNQQEICALKGSTVFMSGTLTHPGGLRVTEVFWVIDPALNLSWPDMSKNPDFSGRVEYLGDEQKLVSLKLRDVMKKDEHEYCVRIKTDQEMQKYLQRPGVRLTVTELCVEAPEEVTEGETADLTCKTTCSLTDPTFIWYKNGRPLTTKTIKNNQLHLQTVSSEDAGSYSCAVGGSQHLRSTAHSLRVRYPPKSVSVSISPSGEIVEGSSVTLTCSSDGNPPVKMYTWFKGSTPVGEGKTYSIPNIRSEDSGEYTCQSRNDLGERRSTDLQINVLYPPKSVSVSISPSGEIVEGSSVTLTCSSDGNPPVKMYTWFKGSTPVGEGKTYSIPNIRSEHSGEYTCQSWNDHGQRRSTAIHLNVLCKLMITVPKQMENNK, via the exons ATGTCATCAGACAGAATGGCTCTTCTGATCGCTCTGCTCATGATAGTGG GAGCTTTTGGAACAGAGTGGAGTGTGAAGTACAACCAACAGGAAATCTGTGCTTTAAAAGGATCCACAGTGTTTATGAGTGGAACTCTCACTCACCCGGGTGGTCTGAGAGTGACAGAAGTTTTCTGGGTTATAGATCCAGCTCTGAATCTGAGTTGGCCTGATATGTCCAAGAACCCAGATTTCTCAGGCAGAGTCGAATATTTGGGTGATGAACAGAAATTAGTTTCCCTTAAACTGAGAGATGTAATGAAGAAGGATGAACATGAGTACTGCGTCAGAATCAAGACAGATCAAGAAATGCAGAAATATTTGCAAAGACCTGGAGTTAGGCTCACTGTCACAG AGCTCTGTGTAGAAGCTCCCGAAGAAGTGACCGAGGGAGAAACAGCAGATCTGACATGTAAGACCACCTGCAGTCTGACTGACCCAACATTCATCTGGTACAAAAATGGACGTCCTTTAACCACAAAGACAATCAAGAACAACCAGCTACACCTGCAGACGGTCAGCAGTGAGGATGCAGGCAGTTATAGCTGTGCTGTAGGAGGATCTCAACACCTCCGCTCTACTGCTCACAGCCTCAGAGTCAGAT ATCCTCCAAAGAGtgtctcagtgtccatcagtccctctggtgaaatagtggagggcagttcGGTGACTCTGACCTGTagcagtgatggaaacccacctgtgaagatGTACACCTGGTTTAAGGGATCAACGCcagtaggagaaggaaaaacctacagcattcccaacatcagatctgaggacAGTGGAGAATACACATGCCAGAGTCGGAATGATCTTGGAGAGAGAAGATCCACTGATTTGCAGATAAATGTTCTTT ATCCTCCTAAGAGcgtctcagtgtccatcagtccctctggtgaaatagtggagggcagttcagtgactctgacctgcagcagtgatggaaacccacctgtgaagatGTACACCTGGTTTAAGGGATCAACGCcagtaggagaaggaaaaacctacagcattccaaacatcagatctgagcacAGTGGAGAATACACATGCCAGAGTTGGAATGATCATGGACAGAGAAGATCCACTGCTATTCACTTAAATGTTCTTTGTAAGTTGATGATTACTGTCCCAAAACAAATGGAGAACAACAAATAA
- the LOC108416388 gene encoding B-cell receptor CD22-like: MYTWFKGSTPVGEGKTYSIPNIRSEHSGEYTCQSRNDHGQRRSTAIHLNVLYPPKRVSVSISPSGEIVEGSSVTLTCSSDANPPEKNNTWFKGSTPVGEGKTYSIPNIRSEDSGEYTCQSRNDLGDRRSTALQINVLYPPKSVSVSISPSGEIVEGSSVTLTCSSDGNPPVKIYTWFKGSTPVGEGKTYSIPNIRSEDSGEYTCQSRNDLGERRSTDLQINVLYPPKSVSVSISPSGEIVEGSSVTLTCSSDGNPPEKNNTWFKGSTPVGEGKTYSIPNIRSEDSGEYTCQSQNDLGDRRSTALQINVLYPPKSVSVSISPSGEIVEGSSVTLTCSSDGNPPVKMYTWFKGSTPVGEGKTYSIPNIRSEHSGEYTCQSRNDHGQRRSTAIHLNVLYPPKRVSVSISPSGEIVEGSSVTLTCSSDANPPEKNNTWFKGSTPVGEGKTYSIPNIRSEDSGEYTCQSRNDLGERRSTDLQINVLYPPKSVSVSISPSGEIVEGSSVTLTCSSDGNPPEKNNTWLKGSTPVGEGKTYSIPNIRSEDSGEYTCQIRNDLGDRRSTALQINVLYPPKSVSVSISPSGEIVEGSSVTLTCSSDANPPEKIFTWFKRSASIGEGKTYSIPNVRSEDSGEYTCQSRNDLGERRSTALQINVLYPPKSVSVYISPSGEIVEGSSVTLTCSSDANPPEKIYTWFKRSASIGEGKTYSIPNIRSEDSGEYTCQSRNDLGERSSTALQINVLCYPVILYVALGVGLCFIFLVCLIAVFWRFRGSINEAITIHFKSSTNPE, translated from the exons atGTACACCTGGTTTAAGGGATCAACGCcagtaggagaaggaaaaacgtaCAGCATTcccaacatcagatctgagcacAGTGGAGAATACACATGCCAGAGTCGGAATGATCATGGACAGAGAAGATCCACTGCTATTCACTTAAATGTTCTTT ATCCGCCAAAGAGggtctcagtgtccatcagtccctctggtgaaatagtggagggcagctcagtgactctgacctgcagcagtgatgcaaacCCACCTGAGAAGAATAACACCTGGTTTAAGGGATCAACACcagtaggagaaggaaaaacctacagcattcccaacatcagatctgaggacAGTGGAGAATACACATGCCAGAGTCGGAATGATCTTGGAGACAGAAGATCCACTGCTTTGCAGATAAATGTTCTTT ATCCTCCAAAGAGcgtctcagtgtccatcagtccctctggtgaaatagtggagggcagttcagtgactctgacctgcagcagtgatggaaacccacctgtgaagatATACACCTGGTTTAAGGGATCAACGCcagtaggagaaggaaaaacctacagcattcccaacatcagatctgaggacAGTGGAGAATACACATGCCAGAGTCGGAATGATCTTGGAGAGAGAAGATCCACTGATTTGCAGATAAATGTTCTTT ATCCTCCAAAGAGcgtctcagtgtccatcagtccctctggtgaaatagtggagggcagttcagtgactctgacctgcagcagtgatggaaacccacctGAGAAGAATAATACCTGGTTTAAGGGATCAACACcagtaggagaaggaaaaacctacagcattcccaacatcagatctgaggacAGTGGAGAATACACATGCCAGAGTCAGAATGATCTTGGAGACAGAAGATCCACTGCTTTGCAGATAAATGTTCTTT ATCCTCCAAAGAGcgtctcagtgtccatcagtccctctggtgaaatagtggagggcagttcagtgactctgacctgcagcagtgatggaaacccacctgtgaagatGTACACCTGGTTTAAGGGATCAACGCcagtaggagaaggaaaaacgtaCAGCATTcccaacatcagatctgagcacAGTGGAGAATACACATGCCAGAGTCGGAATGATCATGGACAGAGAAGATCCACTGCTATTCACTTAAATGTTCTTT ATCCGCCAAAGAGggtctcagtgtccatcagtccctctggtgaaatagtggagggcagctcagtgactctgacctgcagcagtgatgcaaacCCACCTGAGAAGAATAACACCTGGTTTAAGGGATCAACACcagtaggagaaggaaaaacctacagcattcccaacatcagatctgaggacAGTGGAGAATACACATGCCAGAGTCGGAATGATCTTGGAGAGAGAAGATCCACTGATTTGCAGATAAATGTTCTTT ATCCTCCAAAGAGcgtctcagtgtccatcagtccctctggtgaaatagtggagggcagttcagtgactctgacctgcagcagtgatggaaacccacctGAGAAGAATAATACCTGGTTGAAGGGATCAACACcagtaggagaaggaaaaacctacagcattccgaacatcagatctgaggacAGTGGAGAATACACATGCCAGATTCGGAATGATCTTGGAGACAGAAGATCCACTGCTTTGCAGATAAATGTTCTTT ATCCTCCAAAGAGcgtctcagtgtccatcagtccctctggtgaaatagtggagggcagttcagtgactctgacctgcagcagtgatgcaaacCCACCTGAGAAGATCTTCACCTGGTTTAAGAGATCAGCATcaataggagaaggaaaaacctacagcATTCCCAACGTCAGATCTGAGGACAGTGGAGAATACACATGCCAGAGTCGGAATGATCTTGGAGAGAGAAGATCCACTGCTTTGCAGATAAATGTTCTTT ATCCTCCTAAGAGCGTCTCAGTGTAcatcagtccctctggtgaaatagtggagggcagttcagtgactctgacctgcagcagtgatgcaaacCCACCTGAGAAGATCTACACCTGGTTTAAGAGATCAGCGTcaataggagaaggaaaaacctacagcattcccaacatcagatctgaggacAGTGGAGAATACACATGCCAGAGTCGGAATGATCTTGGAGAGAGAAGCTCCACTGCTTTGCAGATAAATGTTCTTT GCTACCCCGTGATTCTGTATGTAGCTCTTGGAGTCGgactctgttttatttttttagtctgTCTCATTGCAGTTTTTTGGAG